A DNA window from Impatiens glandulifera chromosome 7, dImpGla2.1, whole genome shotgun sequence contains the following coding sequences:
- the LOC124909532 gene encoding non-specific lipid-transfer protein 3-like: MAAILVLPSVGADIVCQDLIPTLLLCLTYLTAPGPAQPGPGCCSATLSISEIALQSQADLQGVCTCFKSVADSGTFQINFGNAKAITKVCNLPVDIPIDASVDCTTLTIPKSPPSLVSVPALAPSLVPSQVFDELFR, from the exons ATGGCTGCAATATTGGTTCTTCCTAGTGTTGGTGCGGATATTGTTTGCCAGGACCTTATCCCTACACTGCTTCTTTGTTTAACCTATTTGACGGCACCTGGACCCGCACAACCAGGTCCTGGTTGTTGTTCCGCGACTTTAAGTATATCCGAGATTGCTCTTCAATCTCAAGCCGACCTACAGGGAGTGTGCACATGTTTCAAATCAGTCGCAGATTCAGGAACCTTCCAAATTAACTTTGGCAACGCCAAAGCTATCACCAAGGTTTGCAACTTGCCCGTTGATATCCCTATCGACGCCAGCGTCGACTGCACAAC TCTTACCATTCCAAAGTCTCCTCCATCTTTGGTTTCAGTTCCAGCTCTAGCTCCAAGTCTGGTTCCTTCCCAAgtttttgatgaattgtttCGTTAG